In Tolypothrix sp. NIES-4075, the genomic window GCCGTTTGTCTTCGCCCTTTGCTGTTGCCCAATCTCCCAGAGGTGATTGCCCGTTCGATGAGATCCATCTTCTTGGCGATTCCTTCGGAAAGCTTCGCTAACGCTTCAAGTTTTGTTTCCACTGAGGAGCCTTGATCGGCAAGATGGGATTCCAGTTTATCCAGCTTTTTCTCTAGCTGTTTAACTGATTTACTGCCTGCTGTAATATCGATATCATTTTTGCTATCAAATTTTCCTAGTAATTCCTCTAAGCCTTGCAGCAAGGCAATTGTATGCCCTTGTCTGTGTAGTTTTGATAATCGCCGAACCATCCCAATTAGTGGAACGGGCACGCGGATCATCTCGCTGGGCGGGGACTTTTGGTCAGGCATTTGATATCAATTTCGATATCGACAAGCTGATTATAAAATGTTTGGCGGAATGCTGTAATTTACTGAGTATCAATTGTGCCCATTTTTTCGTAATTGTCACATATCGACATAATTTGCGACAGGAGCGATGGGCTACGTTCCGAAGCGATGCTCCAGGCGATAACGAAGTTAAAGCTCCGCTTATCACCTACAGCGGTCACAAAGGATACGAAAATCCGCTCGCTTTGCGTCTATATGCTCGTTCAACAGAGAAAGTCGGGAGTACGAGCAAAGCGCGGAGTGTCCGGTGCGGGCTGCGACAACCTATGATTCCCACCAACAATCCTTATAGCCCGTACCGGACACCGCCCAATCTAGCAGTTGACAAGCATCTTGAAAGTGTTGGCTATAAAATGAGGTGTTGTAAAAACTTAAAGACATGTAAATAAAGCTTGAGCAAGTTCTTTAGCTGTTGAGTAACGATTTTCAGGGTTAGGTTGGGTTGCCTGTAAAATAATTGTTTGCAATTTTGTGGTAAGATTATAAGTCCCTTCAAGATGAAATTGATTGCTCCGATCCCCTTGATGATAAAAGGTTTTTGGCTTTTCCCCCGTAAGAATAAAAAATAGCGTTACACCAATGGCATAAATATCAGATTGGATCAGCAATTGACCATATTTTTGTTCTGGGGCAACATAAATTCCTGAATACAGGAAAGTACTGACTGGCATACCTATCTGTTTTATGAATCTGAAGTTCTGTAAAACTATGCGATTGTCTAGCTTCCGTATGAACAGATTTAGAGGTTGAATATCACCGTGGATAATTGAAGATTGTTGATTATGAAGATAATCCAAAAGTTCACATACTTCTATCATCCATTGAATTCCTTGTTGGGATGAAACAGTTCCTTGTTGATGAATGTATTGAGCTAAATTTTGACCAAAAAGTTTTTCCGTAACCAAGTATTTGTACTCGCCCTCTACAAAAAAGTCAATAAATTTCGGAATTCCTCGATTTACCAGATTTTTGAAGGTATTACCTATCTGTGCAAAAATCGTTCCCCATTGGTTAATTTGGGTAATGTCAATCTTCATTTATTGTAAATTTAAAAGCTGATATGAATTGTGAATATCATTGTTTTTTTCACAAGCTATATAGCTATTAATGGCTGCTTCTTCTGCTAGTATCTGCAATATTTGATACTGACGAATTTGTTTGATAATGTTGATCGGTTCACCGCAGTGTTTACAGAATAAGGCTGCTGGTAAGTTTCCTTCGTGTGTGCATTTTGTTTTATTTAGCAGATGAGCTGTACTTTCTTCAGTTAAGGTTTGTAGCGGTTGCAATTCAATTTTTTCTAGATGTTGATTAGTAGATTGGGTTTCTTTAAGTTCGTTGTCTTTTGCCAATTATCCCAAAATCTGGTTAAGTTTTGCTGTTAGTTGGACATTATCTTGTTGTAAAGGCTTGATTTCAGAGAAAATATGTTGTCTTACACTTTGCAATTCAGAGACTTGAGAATGCAAATGCTGGTGTTCTTGTTGGTAATTATTTAATTGGGTTTTTAGTAGAGAGAATTCGTCTTGAATTTTTGTTTCAGCTTGTTGTTGAGTTTTTAAATCGTTAACTTCGCTTATTAACCTAGATTCTATTTCATCTACTGCCTGAGAAAATATTATTTGGTATTCTGCCAGCGTTTTTTCATGATTTTCATCAAATTCTCTTCTCAAGTCGCTGAATTTATTTTATAAATTATTTTGAATATCAGTTATGTATTCTTTAAATTTTTGATATTCTGGTAAAATGGTTTCAATTTTTTCTAGGGCTTGCGCTAAACTATCCATAACTGCAATATCTTGTGGGAGACGATTATGCAGATCTGCAATATTTTGTTCAATAAATACTATTTCATTTGGTTCCATAATCTTTTATTATTGTTGTGGCATCCGCTCTAATTTTTCTAAAGTATTTTTTAAATTTTGGAGACTGGGTTGAACAGTTTGGCAATAGGCACTAAAGTTACGTAATATGTTAAATTTTAGCAAAATATTTCTCTTTTCATCATCTACTGTTTCTGAATGATGCCGAGATTGAGTGATAATATCATCTCCGCTATTATTTTTCAGAAGATAAACTAAATCAACTGGTTCATATACATAAGAAGGTGATTTACAAATGCCTTCTAAAGGTTCTAAAAGTGTGATATCTAGTTGATTAGCATAAATTCTCTTGATAATATTGCTTAATTTGGTAACATGTGATCGTAGTAGCGGTGGTTTGAAAGATGACTTAGTTAAAGGTAAGGTGCGGTAAATATTAATCAATTATTTAGTAATTTCTGCTTCAGCATAAAGTATGGAAATGGCTGGTACTTTGCCTAATGCAGCTGATAGCCCATCAGCAATTGGTAGTATGTCTTTAATTAAATCTTGATTTCTCAATTTGACAGCATCACACAATTGTCTAATTGCCCCAGTTACTTTCTCTAATTTTGGGCGATCGCTGAGGTATTCGTCAATTTGCTGGAGTCTCTGCCAAAGCCCATCAGTGCGTTTGCGGTTATCTGCCATGCTCAACCAGTTTTGGTATAGTACTTCTAAATGCATACTGCGAAGTGCCCGCAGACCGATGTTTTGAGTCATGTCACCAGCTAGTTCTTGATATTCACCTTGACTGTGATTGACATTGCTGTTTTTATCAAGCAACAGGATAGCCATAATGCTATAAGCAAGGTTAATTTCTGGACTGGAGTAATTTTTTTTCACCCATGCTTTTGCCACTACCGCTTGAAAGTGAGAATATCGGTTTTGCTGCCCTTGGGGTGCGTCGTAAGCATCGTAGTAAGCATAGCAAAGCAGCTGATTTAAATTGCTGGCTGTATGGGAATTAGGTTTATTACCAGGTGCTTGCCGCCATTGCAAAAATTCGCTAAATTCCTGACTATACTCTCCTGTTTTGGGGAAAGTTTTTGTCATCCATTTAGGCAAGTCTAAAGATTGACGTTTTTTGCCACTAGGGACAACAGTCAACAATTTTTGTTTACCAGAAACACGACGCACAACCTCTACTAAAATTTCTTTGGTTTGGTCGTTGAATTTGTCGTTGTTATAGGTTTCACACTCTAAAATTACATTAGTAGTGAATGACTCAATTAAATATAGCTTTGTATATTTATCGTTACTTTTGCTTTTTTGAATTAGCTTAACAGTTAATTATTCGCAAATTTTATAATTATGAAATTGAGTTTTATTTTCTAGTAGTTCAATTACATAAATATAACGATTTTTTTAGCAATTTTGACTTTCAAAGCACCCCGATCTCCTGATACAAATATGCTCTCAATTTATTTTTTAGTTAATGTTGTCCATGCAACTTATGTGCTAGGCAGCCAGTAAAGAGCCATACTATCAACAGAGCGGCAAATCAAACCGAGTTTCGGTTCAATCGTATCTTGATCGGAGACAGCGAACAAAGGTTGCACTAAAATTTCATCACCAGATTCATCCTTGAATCCGATTAAAATTTTTTCTTCTTTGGCACGGCGGATGCCAATAAGTACCTGATGCTTTTTGAGTTCTTCTGCCACATATGTAAATAATGATTCGGGTAGACCTGGTATAAGTTGGTCAATTCTCATTTTGATTAGCCCGCCACCACGTCGTAGTGGGTGCCTGCCGAGATACGTGCAAAATGGGACACGATGTAAAGTTTTGTTAATAGACTTGCTCTAATACCACTTATATGTATGTAAAGAGACAAGACGCTTATTTGTCCAAACTATTGCTACATAAGTATTTCAGTCATTCCAAAAATCTTTGAA contains:
- a CDS encoding protein kinase domain-containing protein, producing the protein MKIDITQINQWGTIFAQIGNTFKNLVNRGIPKFIDFFVEGEYKYLVTEKLFGQNLAQYIHQQGTVSSQQGIQWMIEVCELLDYLHNQQSSIIHGDIQPLNLFIRKLDNRIVLQNFRFIKQIGMPVSTFLYSGIYVAPEQKYGQLLIQSDIYAIGVTLFFILTGEKPKTFYHQGDRSNQFHLEGTYNLTTKLQTIILQATQPNPENRYSTAKELAQALFTCL